The Streptomyces nigra genome includes the window TGCTGCTGCACGCGCAGATCCCCAACGCCATCGGGAACCTCGGCAGTCTCACCGAGACGTTCCTGCCCTGGCTCGGGGTGTTCGTCCCTCTGCTGCTCGTGCTCGGGGTGGTGCGCCGGTCCGCGACCGCGCTGATCGCCGTGCTGGTCCCGGCGATCATCTGGGTCAGCCTCTTCGGCGGGCAGCTCACCGACAAGACCGGCACCGGCGGTGATCTGACGGTCGCCACGCACAACGTCAACGCCGACAACCCCGACCCGTCGGGCACGGCCCGGGACGTCGCCGCGTCCGGCGCGGACGTGGTGGCCCTGGAGGAGCTGACGGCCTCGGCGGTCCCGACGTACGAGAAGGCGCTCGCGGGGACGTACCGGTACCACTCGGTGCAGGGCACGGTCGGGCTGTGGAGCAAGTACCCGCTGTCCGGGGTGCGGCCGGTCGACATCCGGCTGGGCTGGACCCGTGCCATGCGCGGCGTGGTGGACACGCCCTCGGGCGAGGTCGCCGTCTACGTCGCCCATCTGCCGTCGGTGCGCGTGAAGATGGAGGCCGGGTTCACCGCCCGGCAGCGCGACAAGAGCGCCGACGCGCTGGGTGAGGCCATCGCCGACGAGCGGATCGGCAAGGTCGTCCTGCTCGGCGATCTGAACGGCACGATGAACGACCGCGCGCTCAACGCCGTCACCGCCCAGATGCGCTCCACGCAGGGCGCGTCCGGCACCGGGATGGGCTTCAGCTGGCCGGCGCGGTTCCCGATGGCCCGGATCGACCAGATCATGGTGAAGGGTGTGGAGCCGTCGAGCTCGTGGACGCTGCCGGAGACCGGGAGCGACCATCTGCCGGTGGCGGCGCGCGTCGAGGTCGACCCGACCACCTCCTGACCTGGTCCGGGGCCGCCGACAGCGCGCCGCCCGGGGTGTCGGCGGACTGTCGGCGGTTTGTCGGCGGCGTCTGTCACCGTCTGTGCCATGACGCGAATCGACAACACCTCGGGCGGCGCGAGCGGCGCCGTCTCCGTACGGGGGATGGTCAAGCACTACGGCGAGACCAAGGCCCTGGACGGTGTGGACCTGGAGGTCCGGGAGGGCACCGTGATGGGCGTGCTGGGGCCGAACGGCGCCGGCAAGACGACCCTCGTGCGCATCCTCTCCACCCTGCTCGCCCCGGACGCCGGGCAGGCCACCGTCGCCGGCTACGACGTCGTACGGCAGCCCCGGCAGCTGCGCCGGGTCATCGGTCTGACCGGGCAGTACGCCTCGGTGGACGAGAAGCTCCCCGGCTGGGAGAACCTGTACATGATCGGGCGGCTGCTGGACCTGCCGCGCAAGGAGGCCCGCGCCCGCGCCGACGCGCTGCTGGAGCGCTTCTCCCTGACCGAGGCGGCCAAGCGGCCCGCCTCCACCTACTCGGGGGGTATGCGCCGCCGGCTCGACCTGGCCGCCTCCATGATCGGACGGCCGGCCGTGCTGTTCCTCGACGAGCCGACGACCGGCCTCGACCCGCGCACCCGCAACGAGGTGTGGGACGAGGTCAAGGCGATGGTCGGGGACGGTGTGACCGTCCTGCTGACCACCCAGTACATGGAGGAGGCCGAGCAGCTCGCCTCGGAGCTGACGGTCGTGGACCGCGGCAAGGTCATCGCGGGCGGCGCCATCGACGCGCTGAAGGCGAAGGTCGGGGGCCGCACCCTGCGGATCCGCCCGGCCGACCCGCTCGAACTGCGGCCGCTCGCCGGGTATCTGGACGACCTCGGCATCACCGGGCTCGCGGCCGGCACCGTCGATCCCGAGACGGGCACCCTGCTGGTCCCCGTGCTCAGCGACGAGCAGCTGACCGCGCTCGTCGGCGCGGTCACCGCGCGCGGGGTCACGCTCGCCTCCATCACCACCGAACTGCCCAGCCTGGACGAGGTGTTCCTCTCGCTCACCGGCCACCGTGCCAGTGCGCCGCAGGACACCGTGCCCGCCGACGACCGCGAGGAGGTCGCCGTATGAGCGCCGCCACCCTGACCGACGCCGCCCCCGCCAAGGACGACGCGCGGATCCCGCTGCGCGGGCATCTGCGGCACACGGGCGCGCTGGTGCGCCGCAATCTGCTGTGGATCCGGCAGGACCCCGAGTCCATGGCCGACGCGCTGCTGATGCCGGTCATCTTCACCCTGCTGTTCGTGTTCGTCTTCGGCGGCTCGATCGGGCAGGCTCTGGGCGGCGGGCAGGACCAGTACGTCCAGTACGTGATCCCCGGCATGATCGCGATGATGAGCATGACGCTGTCGCAGGGCGTCGGCACCGGGTTCAGCCAGGACTTCAACTCCGGTGTGATGGACCGTTTCCGGTCGCTGCCGATCGGGCGCGGCTCGGTGCTGTTCGCGAAGATCTCCGTGGAGCTGCTGCGGATGCTGTTCGCGACGGCGGTGCTGATGGTCGTCTCGGTGCTGGTCGGGTTCGAGATCAACCACTGGCCGGGGCTGTTCGCGGCGGTCGCGCTGTCGACGGTGTTCGCCTCGTCCATCATGTGGGTGTTCCTCACCCTGGGCGTGGTGATGAAGAGCGCGCAGTCCGTGCAGGCGATGGGCTTCCTGGTGCTGTTCCCGCTGCAGTTCGGCTCGTCGATCTTCGCGCCGACGACGTCGATGCCGGGCTGGCTGCAGGCGTTCACCGACTACAACCCGCTGTCCACGCTCGCCGACGCGGCGCGCGGGCTGATGGTGGGCGGGCCGGTCGCGCACGACCTGTGGGTGACGCTCGGCTGGTCGGCGCTCATCACGGCGGTGATGGCGCCGGTCGCGATCCACAAGTTCCGCACCAAGACCTGACGCGGCCCGCGTCGGACGCGTCATACGAGGGCGGCGGCCTCCTGCGGGGAGAGGCCGCCGCCCTCGGCGTACGCCGCCTCGAACGCGGTGTCACCGAGCGCGGCCCGCGCGGCCGTCACCGCCCGCTGGCGCACCTCGCGCTCCTGGCAGCTCGGGACGTGCCGGTCCGGCTGGAGCGCGTCGGCGGCGGCGAGGCAGCGGGCGGCGTCCGCGGCCCGGCGGCCGCCGTCGGCGCGGGCGAGGGCGAACGCGGCGGTGGTCAGGTAGGCGGCCCGCATCTGGGGCGCGATGGCCTGGGCGAGGGGGTCCTCGGCGCGTTCCAGCGCCTTCCTGATCGTCGCCAGGGCCACCTCGCTCCGCTCCTCGAGGGCGTCCAGCCAGGCCTCGGAACCGAGGATGAACGCGTCGAAGACGATGAAGTGGGCGATCTTGAACTCCTCACGCAGCGTCCGCAGCTGCTCCCGGGCCTCGGGGATCCGGCCGGTCATGCTCAGCAGGCCGGCCAGGATCAGCCGGGCGAACGGCATGGCGTGCTCGCTCACCCCGCTCCCCTGCTCGATGACCCCGCGCAGCAGGCTCTCCCCCCGCTCGCCCTGCCCCGCCTCGATCAGGGCGCTGCCGAGCCGGGCCTTGAGCACGCCCACCTGGGCGTGGGCGCCCAGCCGCTCGGCGTGGTCGATGCCCGCCTCGTAGTCGGCCGCGGCCCGCAGGTAGGCGCCCCGGCGCTCATGGGCCTCGGCGCGCGCCGAGTACGCCTCGGCGGTCCCCCACAGGTCGCCGAGGCCCTCGAAGATCTCCAGCGCCTCGTCGGCGTCGGCGATGGCGTCGCCCGCCCAGTCGGCGCGGCCGGCCAGCAGGTTGGCCCGCATCTGGAGGTTGGCGGCGAGGTCCCACCGGTAGCCGGGCTGGGCGCGGCAGGTGCGGATCGCGGCGTCGACGACGGTCCGCAGCCGGTCCATGTCGCCGGTGAGCATGACGGCGAAGAACCACAGGCTGCCCGGCGAGTGGCAGACCTGCGGGAGGCCCGGCTCGTAGGAACCGGCGATGGTCCTCAGCTTGGCCTGCGCCTCGGGGGTCTGCCAGGCGTCCAGCTCGGTGTCCATGCAGGCGAGGTGGATCAGATGCAGCCCGCGCCGGGCCTCCTCGCGGACCTGGTCGGTCCAGGGCGGCGGGGTGTCGGTGCAGCGCTCCCACAGGGGTTCGGCGCGGCGGACCGGTTCGGCGAACGGGTCGGGCCCGAGGTCCTGCACCTCGCGCGACCAGTTGCGGGCGACGATCCGCAGGTCGCGCATCTGCCAGTACCAGGCCATGGAGAGCACCAGGCACAGCGCCTCCTGCTCGTCCCGGGCGGCGACCGCGTGGTGCAGGGCGGCCCGGATGTTCTCGCTCTCGCGCTCCAGCCGGCGGATGGCGGCGAGCTGGCCGCGGCCGCGCAGCGCCGGCTCGGTGGTGCGGGCGAGTTCCCGGTAGTACGTCAGGTGCGCGCGTTCGGCGTCGGCCCGCCGGCCGGTCTCGTCGAGCCGTTCGGCGGCGTACTCGGCGACGGTCTCCAGGAGCCGGTAGCGCATCTCGCCGTCGTCACCGGCGGCGGCCACCACGAGGGACTTGTCGACGAGTGAGCCCAGCGCCTCCAGGGCACCGGGGCCGCACACCGCCTCGGCGGCGGCCAGGTCGCAGCCGCCCGCGAACACCGACAGCCGCCCCAGCACCTCGCGTTCGCCGTCGTCCAGCAGCTCCCAGGACCAGTCGACGACGGCCCGCAGGGTCTGCTGGCGGGGCAGCACGGTGCGGCTGCCGGAGGTGAGCAGCCGGAAACGGTCGTCGAGCCGGTCGGCGATCTGCCGGGGGGTGAGCACGCGCAGCCGGGCGGCGGCGAGTTCGATCGCGAGGGGCAGGCCGTCCAGACGGCGGCAGATCTCGGCGCAGGCCGCGGCGGTCTCCTCGTCGGCCTCGGGTCGGAAGCCGGGCCGGGCGGCGGCGCCCCGGTCGGCGAGCAGGCGCAGCGCGAAGGGCTCGGGGAGCGGTTCGACGGGGCGCAGCACCTCGCCCGGCACGCCGAGGGGTTCCCGGCTGGTGGCGAGCACGGTGAGGCCGGGGCAGCGCTCCAGCAGCCGCTCGACGAGACGGGCGGCGGCGTCGACGACGTGCTCGCAGTTGTCGAGGATCAGCAGCATCCGGCGTTTGGCGCAGTACTCGGAGAGCCGGTCGACGGGGTCGTCGTGCCGTTCGGTGCCGGCCCGCATGGCCTCGGCGCCGGCGCCGTACAGGACGGTCTCGCGGGCGCCGAGCGCGGTGAGGACGGCCTCGGGGACGGCCTGCGGGTCGTCGACCGGGGCGAGTTCGGCCAGCCACACCCCGTCCGGGACGCCGTCGCGCACGCTCTCGGCGGCCTCCTGGGAGAGCCGGGTCTTGCCGGCGCCGCCGGGGCCGAGCAGGGTGACGAGCCGGGCGGCGGCCAGGTCGCCGCGGATGGCCGCGATGTCGGGTTCGCGGCCGACGAAGGAGGTGAGCCGGGCGCGGAGGTTGCCGGCGGGGGCGGCCGGCGGGGCCGGGGGCGGCGCGGCGGGAGTGCCGGCCTCCGGCTGCGGGCGCAGCAACTCGGCGTGCAGGGCGCGCAGTTCCGGCCCGGGGTCCGAGCCGAGGCGGTCCGACAGCAGCCGTCGTACGTCGTCGTAGGCGGCCAGGGCCTCGGCGGGGCGGCCGGCGTCGCGCAGGGCACGCAGCCGCAGGGCCTGGAG containing:
- a CDS encoding endonuclease/exonuclease/phosphatase family protein encodes the protein MAQQAYVTETDNGGPGSERRRPGLRRLTQRLTASWWRDPGVWRRGLVPAVLAVALGLVMLLHAQIPNAIGNLGSLTETFLPWLGVFVPLLLVLGVVRRSATALIAVLVPAIIWVSLFGGQLTDKTGTGGDLTVATHNVNADNPDPSGTARDVAASGADVVALEELTASAVPTYEKALAGTYRYHSVQGTVGLWSKYPLSGVRPVDIRLGWTRAMRGVVDTPSGEVAVYVAHLPSVRVKMEAGFTARQRDKSADALGEAIADERIGKVVLLGDLNGTMNDRALNAVTAQMRSTQGASGTGMGFSWPARFPMARIDQIMVKGVEPSSSWTLPETGSDHLPVAARVEVDPTTS
- a CDS encoding ATP-binding cassette domain-containing protein, which translates into the protein MTRIDNTSGGASGAVSVRGMVKHYGETKALDGVDLEVREGTVMGVLGPNGAGKTTLVRILSTLLAPDAGQATVAGYDVVRQPRQLRRVIGLTGQYASVDEKLPGWENLYMIGRLLDLPRKEARARADALLERFSLTEAAKRPASTYSGGMRRRLDLAASMIGRPAVLFLDEPTTGLDPRTRNEVWDEVKAMVGDGVTVLLTTQYMEEAEQLASELTVVDRGKVIAGGAIDALKAKVGGRTLRIRPADPLELRPLAGYLDDLGITGLAAGTVDPETGTLLVPVLSDEQLTALVGAVTARGVTLASITTELPSLDEVFLSLTGHRASAPQDTVPADDREEVAV
- a CDS encoding ABC transporter permease, with product MSAATLTDAAPAKDDARIPLRGHLRHTGALVRRNLLWIRQDPESMADALLMPVIFTLLFVFVFGGSIGQALGGGQDQYVQYVIPGMIAMMSMTLSQGVGTGFSQDFNSGVMDRFRSLPIGRGSVLFAKISVELLRMLFATAVLMVVSVLVGFEINHWPGLFAAVALSTVFASSIMWVFLTLGVVMKSAQSVQAMGFLVLFPLQFGSSIFAPTTSMPGWLQAFTDYNPLSTLADAARGLMVGGPVAHDLWVTLGWSALITAVMAPVAIHKFRTKT
- a CDS encoding BTAD domain-containing putative transcriptional regulator — encoded protein: MDPVRYRILGTTQALRPDGRAVPLGGARLRALLTVLALRAGRTVPVGLLADEVWGAEPPADATGALQALVGRLRRALGADAVRSEDGGYRLAAAPDDVDLHRFERLTGEGTRALADGDPAKAAGVLDDALALWRGPALADLPDRTAEAARIGTRHLDALRARHTAALALGRAEQALPELTALCDAHPLDEPLQALRLRALRDAGRPAEALAAYDDVRRLLSDRLGSDPGPELRALHAELLRPQPEAGTPAAPPPAPPAAPAGNLRARLTSFVGREPDIAAIRGDLAAARLVTLLGPGGAGKTRLSQEAAESVRDGVPDGVWLAELAPVDDPQAVPEAVLTALGARETVLYGAGAEAMRAGTERHDDPVDRLSEYCAKRRMLLILDNCEHVVDAAARLVERLLERCPGLTVLATSREPLGVPGEVLRPVEPLPEPFALRLLADRGAAARPGFRPEADEETAAACAEICRRLDGLPLAIELAAARLRVLTPRQIADRLDDRFRLLTSGSRTVLPRQQTLRAVVDWSWELLDDGEREVLGRLSVFAGGCDLAAAEAVCGPGALEALGSLVDKSLVVAAAGDDGEMRYRLLETVAEYAAERLDETGRRADAERAHLTYYRELARTTEPALRGRGQLAAIRRLERESENIRAALHHAVAARDEQEALCLVLSMAWYWQMRDLRIVARNWSREVQDLGPDPFAEPVRRAEPLWERCTDTPPPWTDQVREEARRGLHLIHLACMDTELDAWQTPEAQAKLRTIAGSYEPGLPQVCHSPGSLWFFAVMLTGDMDRLRTVVDAAIRTCRAQPGYRWDLAANLQMRANLLAGRADWAGDAIADADEALEIFEGLGDLWGTAEAYSARAEAHERRGAYLRAAADYEAGIDHAERLGAHAQVGVLKARLGSALIEAGQGERGESLLRGVIEQGSGVSEHAMPFARLILAGLLSMTGRIPEAREQLRTLREEFKIAHFIVFDAFILGSEAWLDALEERSEVALATIRKALERAEDPLAQAIAPQMRAAYLTTAAFALARADGGRRAADAARCLAAADALQPDRHVPSCQEREVRQRAVTAARAALGDTAFEAAYAEGGGLSPQEAAALV